AGTTCCTATAACGGCATCATCCGTCATTTCGGAAATTTCGGTGACAGCCGCCATACCGTTTGCCTTCACAGTAATGATTCGCTCTCCCGGCGCCATCCTCATCACCCTGGCGATATGGTGAAAATCATCGCCTGAAATCGTTACCGTGCTTCCTTTGATGTCTTCGTCGTTAAGAAAATACCGTTGCACACTGCCACCTACTTCTTCTAGTCTAAAAACCTTACAGCCTGGTCAGAGGCCCATTACCAAGCATACAAGCCGTGCAAAGATTCAAGCTAAAAAAAGGTACTCTGAATATCCAACTACCCGATAATCAGAGTAACTTTTCCAATTAATCATTCCTTTTTGCGATTAAGGCCACCCAATCTTCCATCAAGATCGTTTCCTCGATGGTGAATCCAGATGCCGTGATCGCATCCTTGACATCTTGTTTTTTCGGCTGGATGATCCCGGAGGCTATGAAATGACCGCCAGGCTTAACCACTTTTGCCACATCATCGGTAAAGCGCATGATGACTTCGGCAAGTATATTGGCCACGACGACGTCGGCTTGTTCATCGACACCATCCAACAAGTTGCCTTGTGAAACAGATACCCGATCTTGTACGTTATTGAGCTCCACGTTTTGCGTTGCGGATTGTACAGCCACTTCATCCAAATCCAGAGACTGAATTCGCTTTGCTTCGAGCAATGCGGCAGCAATGCTCAATACGCCTGAACCGGTTCCTACATCAACCACCAAATCGCCAGGCTTCACTGTCCGTTCCAACGCTTGGATGCACATGACCGTAGTAGGGTGTGTGCCTGTTCCGAAGGCCATCCCTGGATCAAGCTCAATGATCAATTCATCACTGCTTACAGGAGTGTATTCCTCCCATGTAGGAACGATGGTAAAGCGTTCGGAAATCTTTACGGGATTATAGTATTTTTTCCAGGCGGTCGCCCACTCTTCTTCATTCACTTCGCTGATGGAGACGATATTCTTCCCAAGGTCAATATCAAAAAGAAGGAGATTATTGATAGATTCCTTAATGGCATCAACGGTTTCACCAAGAAAGCTGTTTACGGGCAGATACGCCTTGATCATTACACCTTCATCCGGATAATCATCGGGGTTCAAGTGATAGATTTCGCCAAAAACATTTTCACGTTCCTTGACTAATTCCAGAGGATCCTCAATGACAACACCGCTGGCACCTGCCTCATGAAGAATATTCGAAACAGGTTCAACCGCTTCATTCGTT
This genomic stretch from Peribacillus muralis harbors:
- the prmA gene encoding 50S ribosomal protein L11 methyltransferase — its product is MKWSEFAIQTTNEAVEPVSNILHEAGASGVVIEDPLELVKERENVFGEIYHLNPDDYPDEGVMIKAYLPVNSFLGETVDAIKESINNLLLFDIDLGKNIVSISEVNEEEWATAWKKYYNPVKISERFTIVPTWEEYTPVSSDELIIELDPGMAFGTGTHPTTVMCIQALERTVKPGDLVVDVGTGSGVLSIAAALLEAKRIQSLDLDEVAVQSATQNVELNNVQDRVSVSQGNLLDGVDEQADVVVANILAEVIMRFTDDVAKVVKPGGHFIASGIIQPKKQDVKDAITASGFTIEETILMEDWVALIAKRND